A window of Cohnella herbarum contains these coding sequences:
- a CDS encoding putative Ig domain-containing protein — translation MGRLRKRIPYFAIIIAFLMIFQTFSGMPKASAADAAPAQPASSSKISGLGQALIGEVVSINGTELVLKQEAIRPDQQADEEIQASELPMGLAEYVAVQLTSKTVFQKNSAGVPIRVGSGLLVAGQLADGKLVADFVSDMSKVAPIEQPVLPNSMTESSAARVESTPELADAGAEALSEAGVPLLGDSEPRMQKTAAATASTANSTVEYKLQGQWGFPGIHWNWPIVDIVDLGDLVKIGVWFEFNAGMGASWEWPVDANFKLPKLEVGQTSKFTVQMTPKGVGANEHTMYSTFGVGFYVHFILQALGKQYNLGVPILNFGFGNSTNKAAPFNGSYFWMDRTTNITIPIPIPKTPLKIKISLLLDYMLHGNDPFIMDSTRPSAAGAVVKDRFNYTADRHVVKFSTWDITPTATSGTIQFPEVQYAPSVNYAQLQIKVGGSVGMIPVPAFPYPPISIYTNYTLGAAGTPPTVSFTAAPEMTMEPYLPGGRVGDPYRVHLKPAGGYPFTAEQQKLNGHGDYKLSIVSGKLPKGLALDPITGVIEGTPLAPNADEEVVLRMTDSENYSKDFTFKIPIIQTATSRIQIGQFVNQPYSYPLGVKGGTAPFSWTLESGQLPPGISLNPATGILSGTPTTVGTYPMTFGVVDSTGTATKGRWANLKDKVEITAAIVPPSAKGNYRWKAEGTIADDPGNGNGMVYNTETGELMRFTSDGKTMLYANGGWQEAKGLSTAPKAREFASMAYSPKLGGIVLFGGSANKWSGSVSYNVFGDTWLWKEGAWTKISDGVFWKVELVNGKPVRTISGTEAPPPRLNAALTQDRDGNLILYGGNEEMLPAFGDTWVLSGTTWGQKTTATQPPMTLDPLMAFHKGVGKPVLIARHLMNRNTEVYEWNGIDWVDKTNQVYQAGVGPQDLYLSGAAYHQASRQLVLYGGYEKQAGSYGIGPMKQDFWGLGTLGGSGNGDGMLSSWTRIEAVGQPTFRNPELSVSHSYPVMLTYDDKRGTLMAFAKEFAGTDNQYSLSLSGLVANPAVLPADGVASAELTFQVTDGNGNPMPGRSVKLVGTGSASGALPVQTAVSNSSGIVNFEYTGTQAETLVLRIDDISTGETLGGTTVALTEPVPDADRSSLSLSETEILGDGATPATLEVIVNNINGVPVPGYEVSVAAIHSSTAQVTGAGTGLGTTGPDGKAAFTITDTTAGTLQLAVSARKAAEPSSVSFPLGEISLRVLQHRPLTITTGSLADGQTGVPYYRVLEGSGGNGSYQWSLIDGDLPPGLTLGSQGQLTGTPVPGSYGKYAITVRATDESVPVQTTTANLELKVLPPQLVLLAPSIHEDSDMKVGDYANIQLKAEGGSGSYDWTVVSGFLPKGMQLNARNGIIDGVPIESGDYEVTVQVKDSVGATAQSAVGFTVLPVQSAYVGIGTSTTEDGTLEVVSGDVTAIATGVGTMEVSIFQRNPGGDTSGTFRTANKYFQIRNDGSFSDIQFNVENVEPSAVHIYRWNAASSSWSLLPNQTFDAALGVTTVTLDADTIAGLSGGTVFAVGSPIEPPPALTGLDVNTGPAVGGTAVSVAGDRFTPDSVVLFGGEPAASTEFVDEHTLRALTPPGNGTVDVRVQNALGISERVEAANFTYTGESAELVITSPEKLPDAGMGPYEVPITAAGGVRPYKWTLAEGQLPPGLSLGSEGVIYGKPTAPGTYAFGLQVSGTGGTGLDSRQFELTVIDTPAIETTSLPVGQVGKPYQFGLTFQGSQTDAEWHIAGELPPGLSVDANGVIQGVPAKSGAYVLQAEVVDEFGVRSAVTALPLVVYEQLAQPQHLLIGSKGVQIPASGLASIDGLPELTIVSIALDPDGIVAARIADGQLQLTPVAAGAADVTVTVTESVYGTSTNILLPVTVATPLSPIPKAIAASDLNEGGVGAVFKANDLATPAYPDGLLAIGSAQSENTAIVQVQLVNGQLAMSPVGPGSTRVLVTVKDEVYGAFVQMYVPVTVHAAAKLPPVAKAIQTLIMQTGGSAVAMTADQLATSAYAESALRIDGASSSNSGVVVVQSADGGLILSPVGSGAANVTATVTDAVYGTRVNVVVPVQVQQGTPNPTTDPGPTPQPVPTAPTSKPNVAKITLTDGRTVNVDIIETAAGKYELSFPSSASGGDVRLESALLKKLLEASEQAKLRIRSTEGWLILPLRDLADSLQAYAGSQGSVTASFEKLSGDASDRMLSELQQAGFTAASPPFEFSVALNDGQNRSIKLDSFDRFLNRAIYMDSSPEASRTTVVWFDEKAGKWRPVLSRLEKEAGRSMAVFKRKGNSVYAAVTSHVTFGDVRTHWSREAVEEMASKQIVSGVAAGKFSPEGKVTRAQFATMLVRALGVSEVEDGLAFKDVDGGEWYASSVKAAAKAGLASGYSDGSFRPNQTISRVEMAVMLVNSLNYLGEDIEGQALSLDAYKVKDSVAGWARKAFAVMLAKGILTGQTDGQLAPERSATRAEAVAVLQRLLNLVTFAS, via the coding sequence ATGGGCAGGCTGCGCAAACGTATCCCTTATTTTGCAATAATTATTGCATTTTTGATGATCTTTCAGACCTTCTCTGGCATGCCAAAGGCAAGCGCTGCCGATGCGGCGCCCGCACAGCCGGCTTCAAGCTCGAAGATATCCGGCTTAGGACAGGCCCTGATCGGCGAGGTCGTGTCGATTAACGGCACGGAGCTCGTGCTGAAGCAGGAAGCGATTCGCCCCGATCAACAGGCGGACGAGGAGATTCAAGCTTCGGAGCTTCCCATGGGGCTGGCGGAATATGTTGCCGTCCAGTTGACGTCGAAAACCGTATTCCAGAAAAATTCGGCCGGGGTTCCGATTCGGGTCGGCAGCGGCTTGCTCGTGGCGGGGCAGCTTGCGGACGGCAAGCTGGTTGCCGACTTCGTCAGCGACATGTCCAAGGTTGCGCCGATAGAGCAGCCCGTGCTGCCAAATTCGATGACGGAGTCGTCTGCCGCAAGGGTAGAGAGCACTCCGGAGCTCGCCGATGCGGGTGCCGAAGCATTATCGGAAGCAGGGGTTCCTTTGCTCGGGGATTCCGAGCCAAGGATGCAAAAGACGGCCGCCGCAACCGCCAGCACTGCTAACTCGACGGTCGAATATAAGCTCCAGGGACAATGGGGATTCCCCGGCATTCATTGGAATTGGCCGATCGTCGATATCGTCGATCTGGGAGACTTGGTGAAAATCGGAGTTTGGTTTGAATTCAACGCAGGGATGGGAGCTTCCTGGGAGTGGCCTGTCGACGCGAATTTCAAGCTTCCGAAGCTGGAGGTCGGACAGACTTCCAAGTTTACCGTTCAGATGACGCCTAAGGGAGTAGGCGCGAACGAGCATACGATGTACTCGACTTTCGGCGTCGGATTTTACGTTCATTTCATCCTCCAAGCGTTAGGAAAGCAATATAATCTTGGCGTCCCTATTCTCAATTTCGGATTCGGCAACTCGACGAACAAGGCGGCGCCGTTTAATGGCAGTTATTTCTGGATGGACCGCACGACGAATATCACCATTCCGATCCCCATCCCGAAAACGCCGCTGAAAATCAAAATTTCGTTGCTGCTGGATTATATGCTCCACGGAAACGATCCGTTTATTATGGATTCGACTCGGCCTAGCGCCGCGGGGGCGGTCGTTAAGGATCGTTTCAATTATACGGCGGATAGGCATGTGGTCAAATTCTCTACTTGGGATATCACGCCTACGGCGACATCCGGTACGATCCAATTTCCGGAGGTTCAATATGCCCCCTCGGTGAATTACGCTCAACTGCAGATCAAGGTGGGGGGATCGGTGGGCATGATCCCGGTTCCCGCATTCCCCTACCCTCCGATATCCATATACACGAATTATACACTCGGAGCCGCAGGGACGCCGCCCACGGTATCTTTTACGGCTGCGCCGGAGATGACGATGGAGCCTTACCTCCCTGGCGGCAGGGTCGGAGATCCGTACCGCGTCCACTTGAAGCCGGCCGGAGGGTACCCGTTCACGGCCGAGCAGCAGAAGCTGAACGGGCACGGCGATTACAAGCTATCGATCGTATCCGGGAAGCTGCCGAAAGGTTTGGCGCTGGATCCGATAACGGGCGTCATCGAAGGCACGCCTCTCGCGCCTAACGCGGATGAAGAAGTCGTGCTCCGCATGACGGATTCCGAGAATTATTCCAAGGATTTTACTTTCAAGATCCCGATCATACAGACGGCAACGAGCCGCATTCAGATCGGGCAGTTCGTGAATCAGCCGTATAGCTATCCATTAGGAGTCAAGGGCGGTACGGCTCCATTCTCATGGACGCTCGAATCGGGACAGCTTCCGCCGGGCATATCGCTTAACCCGGCGACCGGCATCCTGTCGGGCACGCCAACGACGGTAGGGACTTACCCGATGACCTTCGGCGTCGTCGATTCTACAGGCACGGCAACGAAAGGCCGTTGGGCCAATCTGAAGGATAAGGTTGAAATCACCGCCGCGATCGTACCGCCAAGCGCGAAGGGAAATTACCGATGGAAGGCGGAAGGAACGATAGCGGACGATCCCGGCAACGGCAACGGGATGGTCTATAACACGGAGACGGGAGAGTTGATGCGCTTTACAAGCGACGGCAAGACGATGCTGTACGCGAATGGCGGCTGGCAGGAAGCGAAGGGCTTGTCGACCGCTCCTAAAGCGAGAGAGTTCGCGTCGATGGCGTATTCGCCTAAGCTTGGGGGCATCGTTCTGTTCGGGGGCTCCGCGAATAAGTGGTCGGGTTCCGTCAGCTACAACGTTTTCGGAGATACGTGGCTCTGGAAAGAGGGAGCGTGGACGAAAATCAGCGACGGCGTATTTTGGAAAGTGGAGCTGGTGAACGGGAAGCCGGTAAGGACGATTTCCGGTACGGAAGCTCCTCCGCCGCGCCTCAACGCGGCCCTTACGCAGGATCGGGATGGCAATCTGATTCTATACGGCGGCAACGAGGAAATGCTTCCTGCCTTTGGAGATACGTGGGTGCTATCGGGAACGACATGGGGGCAGAAAACGACCGCGACCCAGCCGCCGATGACCCTTGATCCGCTTATGGCCTTCCATAAAGGAGTCGGGAAGCCGGTGCTGATCGCACGTCATCTGATGAATAGAAATACCGAAGTGTATGAATGGAACGGAATCGATTGGGTGGACAAGACCAACCAAGTCTATCAGGCAGGGGTCGGTCCGCAAGATTTATATTTATCCGGCGCAGCCTATCATCAGGCTTCGCGCCAGCTTGTCTTGTACGGCGGCTATGAAAAGCAAGCCGGAAGCTATGGCATCGGCCCGATGAAGCAAGATTTTTGGGGCCTTGGCACGCTTGGGGGCTCCGGCAACGGAGACGGCATGTTGTCCTCCTGGACACGAATCGAAGCCGTCGGTCAGCCAACGTTTCGCAATCCGGAGCTGTCGGTTTCTCACTCTTATCCGGTCATGCTGACGTACGACGATAAGCGGGGAACGCTGATGGCGTTCGCCAAAGAATTCGCGGGCACGGACAATCAATACAGCTTGAGCTTGAGCGGCTTGGTCGCCAATCCAGCCGTTCTGCCGGCCGATGGCGTGGCGAGCGCGGAACTGACGTTCCAAGTGACGGACGGAAACGGAAATCCGATGCCGGGACGTTCGGTGAAGCTAGTCGGTACAGGCAGCGCGTCGGGAGCATTGCCGGTGCAAACGGCGGTTTCGAACAGCTCCGGCATCGTTAATTTCGAATATACAGGAACGCAAGCGGAAACTCTCGTCCTGCGTATTGACGACATCTCGACGGGCGAGACGCTCGGCGGGACGACGGTTGCGCTCACCGAACCGGTTCCCGACGCCGACCGATCCTCCTTGTCGTTATCCGAGACGGAAATCCTAGGAGACGGCGCGACGCCGGCTACGCTCGAAGTCATCGTCAATAATATCAACGGAGTACCCGTTCCGGGATACGAAGTTTCCGTAGCTGCTATTCATTCTTCCACGGCGCAAGTTACGGGTGCGGGAACAGGACTCGGTACGACCGGTCCTGACGGAAAGGCGGCGTTCACGATTACGGACACGACGGCCGGGACGCTCCAACTGGCAGTATCGGCCCGTAAAGCGGCAGAACCGTCATCAGTCAGCTTCCCGCTGGGAGAAATCTCGCTCCGGGTCCTGCAGCATCGCCCGTTGACGATTACGACCGGCAGTCTGGCCGATGGGCAGACGGGCGTTCCATATTATCGTGTGCTCGAGGGAAGCGGCGGAAACGGGTCTTACCAGTGGAGCCTAATCGACGGTGACCTTCCTCCCGGATTGACTCTTGGCAGCCAGGGACAATTGACGGGCACGCCGGTTCCGGGAAGTTACGGAAAGTATGCCATTACCGTGAGGGCGACGGATGAATCTGTTCCGGTTCAAACGACGACCGCAAATCTCGAGCTAAAAGTACTTCCGCCTCAGCTTGTCTTGCTTGCTCCGTCTATCCACGAAGACAGCGACATGAAGGTCGGCGACTATGCCAACATTCAACTGAAGGCGGAAGGCGGAAGCGGAAGCTACGATTGGACGGTCGTCTCCGGCTTCCTACCGAAAGGAATGCAGCTTAACGCGCGAAACGGCATTATCGACGGCGTGCCGATCGAATCCGGCGATTACGAGGTCACCGTTCAGGTGAAGGACAGCGTCGGAGCGACTGCGCAATCCGCCGTGGGCTTTACCGTCCTGCCGGTCCAATCCGCTTACGTTGGCATCGGAACCAGCACGACCGAAGATGGAACCTTGGAAGTCGTCTCAGGCGACGTGACTGCGATCGCGACCGGCGTAGGCACGATGGAGGTTTCCATCTTCCAGCGGAATCCCGGCGGCGATACGAGCGGAACTTTCCGTACGGCGAATAAATATTTCCAGATCAGAAATGACGGCAGCTTCTCGGATATTCAGTTTAACGTAGAGAACGTTGAGCCATCGGCGGTTCACATTTATCGTTGGAACGCAGCAAGCTCGTCATGGAGCCTGCTGCCCAATCAGACGTTCGATGCGGCGCTGGGCGTAACGACGGTGACATTGGATGCCGATACAATCGCCGGCTTGTCCGGGGGTACCGTCTTCGCGGTCGGATCGCCGATTGAACCGCCGCCGGCGTTGACGGGACTCGACGTCAATACGGGACCGGCCGTCGGAGGTACCGCCGTCTCGGTGGCAGGCGATCGGTTTACGCCGGACTCCGTCGTTCTGTTCGGTGGCGAACCTGCCGCATCGACCGAATTCGTGGACGAGCATACGCTCCGCGCGCTAACGCCGCCTGGAAACGGCACCGTCGATGTCCGGGTGCAGAACGCATTAGGGATCAGTGAGCGGGTGGAAGCTGCGAATTTTACCTATACCGGAGAGTCTGCCGAACTGGTCATTACAAGCCCGGAGAAATTACCGGATGCCGGAATGGGTCCGTACGAGGTTCCAATAACGGCGGCAGGGGGAGTGCGTCCGTATAAGTGGACGCTTGCGGAGGGACAATTGCCTCCGGGACTGTCGCTCGGTTCGGAAGGCGTCATCTACGGAAAACCGACTGCCCCCGGCACGTATGCTTTCGGATTGCAAGTGAGCGGGACAGGCGGCACAGGGCTAGACAGCCGACAGTTCGAATTGACCGTAATCGATACGCCGGCGATCGAGACAACCTCGCTTCCGGTCGGACAAGTCGGCAAGCCGTATCAATTCGGACTGACGTTCCAAGGGAGTCAAACCGACGCAGAATGGCACATCGCGGGGGAGCTCCCGCCAGGATTATCGGTCGACGCGAACGGGGTCATTCAAGGCGTTCCCGCGAAAAGCGGTGCCTACGTACTCCAAGCGGAAGTCGTAGATGAATTCGGCGTTCGTTCGGCGGTAACCGCGCTGCCCTTGGTCGTGTATGAGCAGTTGGCTCAGCCGCAGCATCTCTTGATAGGTAGTAAGGGGGTACAAATTCCCGCAAGCGGCCTGGCTTCCATTGACGGATTGCCGGAGCTAACGATCGTAAGCATTGCGCTCGATCCCGACGGCATTGTTGCCGCACGGATCGCAGACGGACAACTGCAGCTTACGCCCGTTGCGGCGGGCGCCGCGGACGTTACGGTTACTGTCACGGAATCCGTATACGGCACCAGCACGAACATTCTGCTGCCGGTGACGGTGGCTACGCCTTTATCGCCGATCCCTAAGGCGATCGCAGCTTCCGACTTGAATGAAGGCGGCGTCGGCGCCGTGTTTAAGGCTAACGATCTGGCGACTCCGGCTTATCCGGACGGATTGCTCGCGATCGGCTCCGCGCAATCGGAGAACACGGCAATTGTGCAGGTGCAGCTCGTAAACGGACAATTGGCCATGAGCCCGGTTGGTCCCGGGAGCACCCGAGTGCTGGTAACGGTTAAGGACGAGGTGTACGGAGCATTCGTCCAAATGTATGTTCCGGTCACGGTACATGCCGCCGCGAAGCTGCCTCCCGTGGCCAAGGCGATACAAACCTTGATTATGCAAACCGGCGGCTCAGCGGTAGCCATGACGGCGGATCAATTGGCTACGTCGGCTTACGCCGAAAGTGCGCTGCGGATCGACGGCGCCAGCTCAAGCAATTCGGGCGTGGTCGTTGTTCAGTCAGCCGACGGCGGCCTGATCTTATCGCCTGTTGGTTCGGGCGCCGCGAACGTGACGGCGACCGTCACGGATGCGGTGTATGGAACGAGAGTTAACGTCGTCGTTCCCGTTCAGGTTCAACAGGGCACGCCGAATCCAACAACCGACCCTGGACCTACTCCGCAGCCGGTGCCGACGGCGCCGACAAGCAAACCGAACGTCGCAAAGATCACGCTGACGGACGGACGAACGGTTAATGTGGACATTATCGAGACGGCTGCCGGAAAGTATGAATTGAGTTTTCCTTCTTCAGCATCCGGCGGAGACGTGCGATTGGAATCCGCGTTGCTGAAGAAGCTGCTAGAAGCGAGCGAACAAGCCAAGCTGCGAATTCGTTCAACGGAGGGGTGGCTGATCTTGCCGCTTCGGGACTTGGCGGATTCCTTGCAAGCTTATGCCGGCAGCCAAGGCTCTGTAACGGCAAGCTTCGAAAAGCTGAGCGGCGACGCGAGTGATCGAATGCTGTCCGAGCTACAACAGGCCGGCTTTACGGCGGCGTCTCCGCCATTCGAATTCAGCGTCGCTTTGAATGACGGACAGAATCGGTCGATAAAGCTGGATTCGTTCGATAGATTTTTGAACAGGGCGATTTACATGGATTCTTCTCCAGAGGCGAGCCGCACAACGGTCGTATGGTTCGACGAAAAAGCGGGCAAATGGCGGCCCGTTCTCTCTCGTCTAGAGAAAGAGGCCGGTCGGAGCATGGCCGTATTCAAACGAAAAGGCAACAGCGTGTATGCTGCGGTTACTTCGCATGTGACGTTCGGAGATGTGAGAACGCATTGGTCTCGCGAAGCGGTTGAGGAAATGGCATCGAAGCAAATCGTTAGCGGTGTCGCCGCCGGGAAGTTTTCTCCGGAAGGAAAAGTCACCCGTGCTCAGTTCGCAACCATGCTCGTGCGTGCGCTAGGCGTATCGGAAGTGGAGGACGGGCTCGCATTCAAAGACGTAGACGGCGGGGAATGGTATGCTTCCTCGGTCAAGGCAGCAGCCAAAGCCGGGTTAGCAAGCGGCTATTCCGACGGATCTTTCCGTCCGAATCAAACGATTTCGCGGGTGGAAATGGCGGTCATGCTCGTCAATTCGCTTAATTATCTTGGCGAAGACATTGAAGGCCAAGCGTTATCGCTTGACGCTTATAAAGTTAAGGATTCAGTTGCCGGATGGGCTAGAAAAGCGTTTGCGGTGATGCTGGCAAAGGGCATTCTGACTGGCCAAACCGACGGGCAGCTCGCGCCAGAGCGATCGGCAACGAGAGCGGAGGCGGTTGCCGTGCTGCAGAGGCTGCTGAACCTCGTGACTTTTGCATCATAA